The Streptomyces laurentii genome contains a region encoding:
- a CDS encoding polar amino acid ABC transporter ATPase (ABC transporter signature motif;~ATP binding site [chemical binding];~D-loop;~H-loop/switch region;~P-loop containing Nucleoside Triphosphate Hydrolases; cl09099;~Q-loop/lid;~Walker A/P-loop;~Walker B;~ectoine/hydroxyectoine ABC transporter, ATP-binding protein; TIGR03005;~identified by MetaGeneAnnotator; putative;~polar amino acid ABC transporter ATPase [Burkholderia xenovorans LB400]) — MKQPPPADKPSAAAVPRPVSVAKNATSETAGGGTAGEAVRFERVTKRYGEQVVLDGLDLVVGRGERVTLIGPSGSGKTTILRLLMTLERVTEGVIHVDGRPYSHMPAGGADGGRLVPASERYLAERRRGIGMVFQHFNLFPHMSVLDNIVEAPVHVLGESRDAAAARARELLGMVGLADKAGARPTRLSGGQQQRVAIARALAMRPEILLLDEVTSALDPELVAEVLDVLRDIARDTDITLLCVTHEMGFARDVSDRILMFDRGRIVESGPAGRLLDTPAHERTQAFLKSVR; from the coding sequence ATGAAGCAGCCCCCGCCCGCCGACAAGCCCTCGGCGGCGGCCGTACCGCGACCGGTGAGCGTCGCGAAGAACGCGACGTCCGAAACTGCGGGCGGCGGGACGGCGGGCGAGGCGGTCCGCTTCGAGCGGGTGACGAAGCGGTACGGGGAACAGGTCGTCCTCGACGGTCTCGACCTGGTGGTCGGGCGCGGCGAGCGGGTGACGCTGATCGGGCCGAGCGGCTCGGGCAAGACGACGATCCTGCGGCTCCTGATGACGCTGGAGCGGGTCACGGAGGGCGTCATCCATGTGGACGGCCGCCCCTACTCGCACATGCCGGCGGGCGGCGCGGACGGCGGCCGGCTGGTACCGGCGAGCGAGCGGTATCTCGCGGAACGCCGGCGCGGGATCGGCATGGTGTTCCAGCACTTCAACCTGTTCCCGCATATGAGCGTCCTCGACAACATCGTCGAGGCGCCGGTGCACGTGCTCGGCGAGAGCCGGGACGCGGCGGCCGCCCGGGCCCGTGAACTGCTCGGCATGGTCGGCCTCGCCGACAAGGCCGGCGCCCGGCCGACCCGGCTGTCCGGCGGCCAGCAGCAGCGGGTGGCGATCGCCCGCGCGCTGGCCATGCGGCCGGAGATCCTGCTGCTCGACGAGGTGACGTCGGCGCTGGACCCGGAGCTGGTGGCGGAGGTGCTCGACGTGCTGCGGGACATCGCGCGGGACACCGACATCACGCTGCTGTGCGTGACGCACGAGATGGGGTTCGCGCGGGACGTCTCCGACCGGATCCTGATGTTCGACCGGGGAAGGATCGTGGAGTCCGGCCCGGCCGGCCGGCTGCTGGACACGCCGGCGCACGAGCGGACGCAGGCGTTCCTGAAGTCGGTCCGCTGA
- a CDS encoding ectoine/hydroxyectoine ABC transporter, permease ehuD (ABC-ATPase subunit interface;~KEGG: sgr:SGR_4711 amino acid ABC transporter permease; TIGRFAM: ectoine/hydroxyectoine ABC transporter, permease EhuD; polar amino acid ABC transporter, inner membrane subunit; PFAM: binding-protein-dependent transport systems inner membrane component;~Transmembrane subunit (TM) foundin Periplasmic Binding Protein (PBP)-dependent ATP-Binding Cassette (ABC) transporters which generally bind type 2 PBPs. These types of transporters consist of a PBP, two TMs, and two cytoplasmic ABC ATPase subunits, and...; cd06261;~conserved gate region;~dimer interface [polypeptide binding];~ectoine/hydroxyectoine ABC transporter, permease EhuD [Streptomyces flavogriseus ATCC33331];~identified by MetaGeneAnnotator; putative;~putative PBP binding loops) — MWDGEAAWAALPAVLEGFGITLLATVLGFAVAALLGLLLALVGRSAPRWVALPVNGVAAFVRSTPLLVQLFAAWVLVPGLDALTLGVVVLGVHYGAYLSEVYRAGIESVPKGQWEACTALSLPRRRVWRAVVLPQAVRNVLPPLGNYAVSMFKETPLLSVITVHEMVHEANTFGSTHFAYLESFTLAGAVFLLASWPTSVLVRRLEARLAQ, encoded by the coding sequence ATGTGGGACGGGGAGGCGGCCTGGGCCGCGCTGCCGGCCGTACTGGAGGGCTTCGGCATCACGCTCCTCGCGACCGTGCTCGGCTTCGCGGTGGCGGCGCTTCTCGGACTGCTCCTCGCGCTCGTGGGGCGCTCGGCGCCGCGGTGGGTGGCGCTGCCGGTGAACGGGGTCGCCGCGTTCGTGCGGTCGACGCCGCTGCTGGTGCAGCTGTTCGCGGCGTGGGTGCTCGTGCCGGGCCTGGACGCGCTGACGCTGGGCGTCGTGGTGCTCGGTGTGCACTACGGGGCGTATCTGTCGGAGGTGTACCGGGCGGGCATCGAGTCCGTGCCGAAGGGCCAGTGGGAGGCGTGCACGGCGCTGTCGCTGCCGCGGCGGCGCGTGTGGCGGGCCGTGGTGCTGCCGCAGGCGGTGCGCAACGTGCTGCCGCCGCTGGGCAATTACGCCGTCTCCATGTTCAAGGAGACGCCCCTGCTCTCGGTGATCACCGTGCACGAGATGGTGCACGAGGCGAACACGTTCGGCAGTACGCACTTCGCCTATCTGGAGAGTTTCACCCTGGCCGGCGCGGTCTTCCTGCTCGCGAGCTGGCCGACGTCCGTGCTCGTGCGACGACTGGAGGCACGCCTTGCCCAGTGA